In Mycobacterium sp. 050128, one genomic interval encodes:
- a CDS encoding PPE family protein, SVP subgroup: MVMDFAALPPEITSTLVWSGPGSAPLMAAATAYANLAAEVGTTATSWESIISLLTTEAWTGGGSAAAATAAQPIVTYLTDTATALEQASSAAASSAAAFEAAHAGVVNPALVFTNRAEFTAALAGLPFTLPQVTELEMEYSEMWVQDATAMSAYQAASDAAAGMLQPVTPLASTVDPGVQAADAPVQAAAAAPQALAALDLSSLTQALQLPFTSNNLLQSIDGFLGTPSVLNAINGAVNTAAWFTMITIPTAVSLGHVLAGAAVPAAAVSDVVPAGAGGVIEGSVVSSVTPAGGLGSAASASLGGAQTVSRLSVPASWAANAAPATELAAATAPIEGSGWTAATEEASVMGAPGMPGMVAGAKGAGAFGSGPRYGFKPIVMPKQVVV, translated from the coding sequence ATGGTTATGGACTTTGCAGCACTACCCCCGGAGATCACCTCGACGCTCGTGTGGAGCGGCCCGGGCTCGGCGCCGCTGATGGCCGCCGCAACCGCGTACGCCAACCTGGCCGCCGAGGTGGGGACCACGGCAACCTCGTGGGAGTCGATCATCTCGCTGCTGACCACCGAGGCGTGGACGGGTGGCGGGTCGGCAGCGGCAGCGACCGCGGCGCAGCCGATCGTGACCTACCTGACCGACACGGCGACGGCGCTCGAGCAGGCGAGCTCCGCTGCGGCATCGTCGGCGGCGGCTTTCGAGGCCGCTCACGCGGGGGTGGTCAACCCGGCGCTGGTCTTCACCAACCGCGCGGAATTCACCGCCGCACTCGCCGGGCTCCCCTTCACCCTTCCGCAGGTGACGGAATTGGAGATGGAGTACTCGGAGATGTGGGTCCAAGACGCCACCGCGATGAGCGCGTACCAGGCAGCCAGTGACGCGGCCGCCGGGATGCTGCAGCCGGTGACACCGCTGGCCTCCACCGTCGACCCGGGCGTGCAAGCCGCCGACGCCCCGGTCCAGGCGGCGGCTGCGGCGCCCCAGGCGCTGGCCGCACTCGATTTGAGCTCGCTGACCCAGGCGCTGCAACTCCCGTTTACCAGCAACAACCTGCTGCAGTCGATCGACGGCTTCCTCGGCACGCCTTCTGTGCTGAACGCCATCAACGGCGCGGTCAACACCGCGGCCTGGTTCACCATGATCACCATCCCGACCGCGGTGTCGCTGGGCCACGTGCTGGCCGGCGCCGCGGTGCCGGCGGCCGCGGTCAGCGACGTGGTGCCGGCCGGTGCGGGCGGCGTCATCGAGGGCTCCGTGGTCAGCTCGGTGACACCGGCGGGTGGCTTGGGCAGCGCAGCGTCGGCGAGCCTCGGCGGGGCGCAGACCGTCAGCCGTCTCTCGGTGCCGGCCAGTTGGGCCGCAAACGCTGCCCCGGCGACGGAGTTGGCCGCCGCGACCGCCCCGATCGAGGGTTCGGGCTGGACGGCCGCCACCGAGGAAGCTTCGGTCATGGGCGCGCCCGGAATGCCCGGCATGGTGGCCGGGGCCAAGGGCGCCGGCGCCTTCGGCTCGGGTCCGCGGTACGGCTTCAAGCCGATCGTCATGCCCAAGCAGGTTGTCGTGTGA
- a CDS encoding PE family protein has translation MSFLTTVTEELLAAQGQLEAINANLAAQNVGAAAATTVVAPAGADAVSLQQAAIFSAFGTTYQTTATDAQTQLETYTTNLGTSSGSYSDTEASNAASALLQSADPSQLSLLADPVSQVQAAGPGSTGLDILQYLLGGTGNFTNSAMLGGMFGLSSNGANILNIGAGNWASAASNLVGMAGGGLLPAGSDTIGDAAAAAGAADLAASTSPMPAGMGGGAMPVVAGIGQGTLVGNLAVPPSWVGGQVTPVVGTTATPLHTVGWTSAAPAAGTGTPIAGMPGMVTGAGRASSGFGAPRYGVKPIVMPKSTAV, from the coding sequence ATGTCATTCCTGACAACAGTGACTGAAGAGTTGCTTGCCGCGCAGGGGCAGCTGGAAGCGATCAACGCCAACCTGGCGGCGCAGAATGTCGGCGCCGCGGCCGCGACCACGGTTGTTGCTCCGGCCGGCGCCGATGCGGTGTCGCTGCAGCAGGCGGCGATCTTCTCCGCGTTCGGCACCACGTACCAGACGACCGCCACCGACGCTCAGACCCAGCTGGAGACGTATACGACCAACCTGGGCACCAGCTCCGGCAGCTACAGCGACACCGAGGCCAGCAACGCGGCATCGGCCCTCCTTCAGTCGGCCGACCCGTCGCAATTGAGCCTGCTCGCGGATCCGGTTTCGCAGGTTCAGGCGGCCGGTCCCGGCAGCACCGGCCTCGACATTCTGCAGTACCTCCTGGGTGGCACCGGTAACTTCACCAACTCAGCGATGCTCGGCGGCATGTTCGGCCTGTCCAGCAACGGTGCCAACATCTTGAACATCGGTGCCGGCAACTGGGCCTCGGCCGCATCGAACCTCGTCGGTATGGCCGGTGGTGGTCTGCTTCCCGCCGGTAGCGACACGATCGGCGACGCCGCCGCGGCGGCGGGCGCCGCGGACCTCGCCGCCTCGACCTCCCCGATGCCAGCAGGCATGGGTGGTGGCGCGATGCCGGTAGTCGCCGGCATCGGCCAGGGCACCCTGGTCGGCAACCTGGCGGTGCCGCCGAGTTGGGTCGGCGGTCAGGTCACTCCCGTGGTCGGCACCACCGCCACACCACTGCACACCGTGGGCTGGACCTCCGCCGCGCCAGCGGCCGGCACGGGCACGCCGATCGCCGGCATGCCCGGCATGGTCACCGGCGCGGGACGCGCCTCCAGCGGCTTCGGTGCGCCGCGCTACGGCGTCAAGCCGATCGTCATGCCGAAATCGACTGCCGTCTAG
- a CDS encoding DUF732 domain-containing protein: protein MKNTAWLAGPIAAVATGLVAIAAAPIASADGADDTYLRTLQQRGLSWPGGQDPMMINAGHAVCQDFDAGDTMAQTVDDVKKALGVSNMGAGSIVGAAVAAYCPENRSKM from the coding sequence ATGAAGAACACGGCATGGTTGGCGGGCCCAATCGCCGCCGTGGCGACCGGCCTTGTCGCCATCGCCGCTGCCCCGATCGCGAGCGCCGACGGGGCGGATGACACCTACCTGCGCACGCTGCAGCAGCGTGGGCTCTCCTGGCCCGGCGGCCAGGACCCGATGATGATCAACGCCGGCCACGCGGTGTGTCAGGACTTTGACGCCGGGGACACGATGGCCCAGACCGTCGATGACGTGAAGAAAGCGCTGGGAGTGAGCAACATGGGTGCCGGCAGCATCGTCGGTGCGGCGGTTGCGGCTTACTGCCCGGAGAACCGCAGCAAAATGTAG
- a CDS encoding class I SAM-dependent methyltransferase produces the protein MNDDPRNDVVSRQYDRWQYPPPIDDLEAYSKNNWEWFDPLWAHRVLWPDRGYRPDLDILIAGCGANQASVFAFTNRAATVVAIDVSQSALDHQRYLADKHGLDNLELHLLPIEEVSTLGRDFDLIVSTGVLHHMADPLTGMTALAGCLRREGAMGVMLYAKYGRTGVELLESVFRDLGLSQDDASVQAVKDIIATLPADHPVRSYLAVARDLQTDGALVDTFLHGRQRSYTVDECRDLVASAGLTFQGWFHKSPYYPHEMFTPASKFVEYLTKLPETELWSVMERLQTANATHFFMACRPDRPKEHYTIDFTTDAALDYVPMSRTACLLSEADLLGPGYRLRLGPAQLPFAQLVDGRRSIREIAAAVARRGGGSIGDAADFALKLFQELWRLDFLSMAIHPSEHGA, from the coding sequence GTGAATGACGATCCGCGCAACGACGTGGTCTCCCGGCAATACGATCGGTGGCAGTACCCGCCCCCCATTGACGACCTCGAGGCCTACTCGAAGAACAACTGGGAGTGGTTCGACCCGTTGTGGGCGCACCGGGTGTTGTGGCCGGACCGCGGCTATCGGCCCGACCTGGACATTCTGATCGCGGGGTGCGGAGCGAACCAGGCGTCGGTATTCGCCTTCACCAATCGTGCGGCCACGGTCGTGGCGATCGACGTCAGCCAATCGGCGCTGGATCATCAGCGGTACCTCGCGGACAAGCACGGCCTGGACAACCTGGAATTGCACCTGTTGCCGATCGAAGAGGTGTCGACGCTGGGCCGCGACTTCGACCTGATCGTGTCCACCGGCGTTCTGCATCACATGGCCGATCCGCTGACCGGCATGACGGCGCTGGCGGGTTGCCTGCGACGCGAGGGCGCGATGGGGGTCATGCTCTACGCCAAATACGGACGGACCGGGGTCGAACTGCTGGAGTCGGTCTTTCGCGACTTGGGCCTTTCCCAGGACGACGCATCGGTTCAGGCGGTCAAGGACATCATCGCGACGCTGCCCGCGGACCATCCCGTCCGGAGTTACCTGGCGGTGGCCCGCGATCTGCAGACCGACGGCGCGCTCGTCGATACGTTCCTGCACGGTCGCCAGCGCAGCTACACCGTCGACGAGTGTCGTGACCTGGTCGCCTCGGCCGGGCTCACCTTTCAGGGGTGGTTCCACAAGTCGCCGTACTATCCACACGAAATGTTTACTCCGGCAAGCAAATTCGTGGAGTACCTGACGAAATTGCCCGAAACGGAACTGTGGTCGGTAATGGAGCGGCTGCAGACGGCGAACGCGACACATTTCTTCATGGCGTGTCGTCCGGACCGTCCGAAAGAGCACTACACGATCGACTTCACGACGGATGCGGCTCTGGACTACGTGCCGATGTCGCGTACCGCGTGCCTGCTGTCGGAAGCCGACCTGCTCGGCCCCGGCTATCGGCTGCGGCTCGGCCCGGCTCAGCTGCCCTTCGCACAACTCGTCGACGGCCGCCGCAGCATCCGGGAGATCGCCGCCGCAGTTGCGCGGCGCGGTGGCGGCAGCATCGGCGACGCGGCGGACTTCGCGCTCAAGCTTTTTCAGGAGCTGTGGCGTCTGGACTTCCTGTCGATGGCCATCCATCCGAGCGAGCATGGAGCGTAA
- a CDS encoding esterase-like activity of phytase family protein, whose amino-acid sequence MAFKRIWPVAAATVLVVVAACSSGHSGSGAKPDLSTPAGKALTITPEQMLAATDGDTPVAYAKPEHGTITYGPNGAMIYTPDAGFTGTDQLHLTSTPSVKLYAENLPPLATIGGVAVQANAHGSAIAPVPGSSNEIYGLTDRGPNVAGRTPNEIVFPIPDFHPQIAKLKLADGVASVEKIITLSGHDGAPLVGLAYPQAAAGESMVDINGAPLPPSDHGLDGEGLVALSDGTFWVSDEYGPFIVHFDANGKELERLSPFDGTLPKELSLRSPNQGLEGLTLTPDGTTLVGIMQSGLQTPGLVGPAASVPMTRIVTIRLSNHSDVHEYLYPLANPQQTKVAVSEITAVSNTTFLVDELDGEPQPNGNKKIYLADISGATDVGPRAKVSGATYQADRGGLLINNVAIETFVGIAGVEAATDKLSAAGISVAGKKLKLDLTDLLRSLSAAGNFFGHAKIEGIITPDGGKTLMIANDSDFGLDGLASTTVPFALKPKIAPNGAQDSGEILTIDMRKLPPTMEAETVPIKVG is encoded by the coding sequence ATGGCATTCAAGAGGATCTGGCCCGTCGCTGCCGCCACCGTGCTCGTCGTGGTGGCGGCCTGCTCGTCAGGCCATTCCGGGTCGGGCGCTAAGCCGGACTTGAGCACACCCGCCGGCAAGGCGCTGACCATCACCCCGGAGCAGATGCTGGCCGCCACCGATGGGGATACGCCGGTCGCGTATGCCAAGCCCGAACACGGCACCATCACCTACGGCCCCAACGGCGCGATGATCTACACCCCGGACGCCGGGTTCACCGGCACCGACCAGCTCCACCTCACCTCCACGCCCAGCGTCAAGCTCTACGCCGAGAATCTGCCGCCGCTCGCCACCATCGGTGGCGTCGCCGTCCAGGCCAATGCGCATGGTTCGGCAATCGCCCCGGTGCCGGGTAGCTCCAACGAGATCTACGGCCTGACCGATCGCGGCCCCAACGTTGCCGGGCGTACGCCGAACGAAATCGTCTTTCCGATACCCGATTTCCACCCACAGATCGCCAAGCTCAAGCTCGCCGACGGTGTGGCGTCGGTCGAGAAGATCATCACGCTGTCGGGCCACGACGGGGCGCCCTTGGTGGGGCTGGCCTACCCGCAGGCCGCCGCCGGCGAGTCGATGGTCGACATCAACGGCGCGCCGTTGCCGCCCTCGGATCACGGCCTGGACGGCGAAGGCTTGGTCGCGTTGTCCGACGGTACGTTCTGGGTTTCCGACGAATACGGCCCGTTCATCGTCCATTTCGACGCCAATGGCAAAGAGCTGGAACGTCTTTCGCCGTTCGACGGAACGCTGCCCAAGGAGTTGTCGCTGCGCAGCCCGAACCAGGGCCTGGAGGGCCTGACGCTGACCCCCGACGGCACCACGCTGGTCGGCATCATGCAGTCGGGCTTGCAGACACCGGGACTGGTCGGCCCGGCGGCGTCGGTCCCGATGACGCGCATCGTGACGATCAGACTCTCCAACCACAGCGACGTACACGAGTATCTCTACCCGCTGGCCAACCCGCAGCAGACCAAGGTCGCGGTCTCGGAAATCACCGCGGTCAGCAACACCACGTTTCTGGTCGACGAGCTTGACGGCGAGCCACAGCCCAACGGCAACAAGAAGATCTACCTGGCCGACATCTCCGGAGCCACCGATGTCGGCCCCCGGGCGAAGGTGTCCGGCGCGACCTATCAGGCCGACCGCGGCGGGCTGCTGATCAACAACGTTGCGATCGAAACCTTTGTCGGGATCGCCGGGGTCGAGGCGGCCACCGACAAACTCAGCGCCGCCGGGATCTCAGTGGCCGGCAAGAAGCTCAAACTTGATCTCACCGATCTGCTGCGCTCGTTGTCGGCCGCCGGAAACTTCTTCGGACACGCCAAGATCGAAGGCATCATCACGCCCGACGGCGGAAAGACGTTGATGATTGCCAACGACAGTGATTTCGGGCTGGACGGCCTGGCTTCCACCACTGTCCCGTTTGCGCTCAAGCCCAAGATCGCGCCCAATGGCGCCCAGGACAGCGGCGAGATTCTGACGATCGACATGAGGAAGCTGCCGCCCACGATGGAGGCGGAGACGGTGCCCATCAAGGTGGGCTGA
- a CDS encoding dienelactone hydrolase family protein: protein MNSVSPDAIRAETITITGHVGDEIEAYRASPVSEPLAEGSRGGVVWIHHMPGYDRETKEFVRRLAVSGYHTVAPNLYSREAPGAAPDDAAATVRAAGGVPDERLVGDVAGAIEHLRSLPGANGKFGVIGHCSGGRHAYLAACSLELDAAVDCYGAFVVEDRPDGIPKAMQPILHLAPNLGCPLLGLFGIDDKFPAPAAVATLDAELTKLGKPHEFHSYEGAGHSFFSVDRPAYRPEAAVDGWRRIDEFFATHLKG, encoded by the coding sequence ATGAACTCGGTCAGCCCGGATGCCATTCGCGCGGAGACGATCACCATCACGGGCCACGTTGGCGATGAGATCGAGGCCTATCGCGCTTCTCCAGTTTCCGAGCCGCTCGCTGAAGGATCACGCGGCGGCGTCGTCTGGATCCATCACATGCCCGGATACGACCGGGAAACCAAGGAGTTCGTTCGCCGGCTGGCCGTCAGTGGCTACCACACCGTGGCGCCGAATCTGTACTCCCGCGAGGCGCCCGGCGCGGCTCCCGACGACGCGGCCGCGACGGTACGCGCGGCCGGCGGCGTGCCCGACGAGCGGCTGGTCGGTGATGTGGCGGGCGCTATCGAGCACCTGCGGTCGCTGCCCGGCGCGAACGGGAAGTTCGGTGTGATCGGGCACTGCTCGGGAGGGCGGCACGCCTACCTGGCGGCGTGCTCGCTGGAGTTGGACGCGGCCGTGGACTGCTACGGCGCCTTCGTTGTCGAGGATCGGCCCGACGGCATACCCAAGGCCATGCAACCGATCCTGCACCTGGCGCCGAACCTGGGCTGCCCGCTGCTGGGCCTGTTCGGAATCGACGACAAGTTCCCGGCCCCGGCCGCGGTGGCCACGCTGGACGCCGAGCTGACCAAGCTGGGCAAGCCACACGAGTTCCACTCTTACGAGGGTGCGGGCCACTCGTTCTTCTCCGTCGACCGGCCCGCGTATCGCCCCGAGGCGGCCGTCGACGGCTGGCGCCGCATTGACGAGTTCTTCGCCACGCATCTGAAAGGTTAG
- a CDS encoding DUF6295 family protein, giving the protein MCTYLTEHVEIDGSGKGASGWFGADRATVYVDHPVHAPYGHTVNIDVINPQLGPSARVALELTAESALALADAIHKAIANAPAGLASKDQ; this is encoded by the coding sequence ATGTGCACATATCTGACCGAGCACGTCGAGATCGATGGCAGTGGCAAGGGCGCGTCGGGATGGTTCGGCGCCGACCGCGCGACCGTCTACGTCGATCACCCCGTCCACGCGCCCTACGGCCACACGGTCAACATCGACGTGATCAACCCGCAGCTCGGTCCGTCGGCGCGGGTCGCGCTGGAACTCACCGCGGAAAGCGCGCTGGCGTTGGCCGACGCCATCCACAAGGCGATCGCGAATGCGCCGGCCGGCCTCGCATCCAAGGACCAGTAG
- a CDS encoding DUF427 domain-containing protein: MTEPDYPQTAAVRGRIEPVPRRVRGFLGDELVFDTTAARYVWEIPYYPAYYVPLADVRAEFLLDENHAQKVQFGPSRMHALVGAGQTHPSAARVFDAEADSPVAGTVRFEWDALRWFEEDEPIYVHPRNPYTRVDALRSHRHIRVQCDGVVLADTRSPVLVFETGLPTRYYIDPTDVSFAHLEPSPTQTQCPYKGVTSGYWSVRVGDTVHADLAWTYHFPLPAIGQIAGLVAFYNEKLDIAVDGVSLARPKTKFS, encoded by the coding sequence ATGACCGAGCCTGACTATCCCCAGACGGCCGCCGTCCGAGGAAGGATCGAGCCGGTACCGCGGCGGGTCCGCGGCTTCCTGGGCGACGAGCTGGTCTTCGACACCACCGCGGCCCGCTACGTGTGGGAAATCCCTTACTACCCAGCCTATTACGTGCCGTTAGCCGATGTGCGCGCCGAGTTCTTGCTCGACGAGAACCACGCGCAGAAGGTGCAATTCGGGCCGTCGCGAATGCATGCCCTGGTCGGGGCCGGCCAGACGCACCCGTCGGCCGCGCGGGTGTTCGACGCCGAGGCCGACAGTCCAGTGGCGGGCACCGTGCGTTTTGAATGGGATGCGTTGCGCTGGTTCGAAGAAGACGAGCCCATCTATGTCCACCCGCGCAATCCGTACACGCGGGTCGACGCGCTGCGCTCGCACCGCCACATCCGGGTGCAGTGCGACGGCGTCGTGCTGGCCGACACCCGATCGCCGGTACTGGTCTTCGAAACCGGTTTGCCGACAAGGTATTACATCGATCCCACCGATGTCTCCTTCGCGCATCTGGAGCCCAGCCCGACTCAGACGCAGTGCCCTTACAAAGGGGTGACGTCCGGCTACTGGTCGGTGCGCGTCGGCGACACCGTGCACGCGGACCTCGCGTGGACGTATCACTTCCCGCTGCCGGCGATCGGCCAGATCGCGGGACTGGTGGCCTTCTACAACGAGAAGCTGGACATCGCCGTCGACGGGGTCAGCCTGGCCAGGCCGAAGACGAAGTTCAGTTAA
- a CDS encoding YncE family protein, whose protein sequence is MSETNGREAAREIVEMDAAPMAPVAVEIAVRNGPISGIAISRDGSRLVATHYGSDSISVIDTDTFRVVDMIDGVNEPLAIAMGGSGTGRAYVSTASAAYDSIQVIDVSTNEVVASHPLALSVSDLAVDAAGRKVYASRNGNGVADLAALDTETGKVRTITVADAATTECVHVSADGSRVYVGVNGPAGGRLVVIGTKAQPEARTGRREARDTGAPTRLRVIGTVEIGLPVRDIALSPNGALAYVASWAPEVGVVVDVIDTRTNKITNTRKVGEIGGILTGMTLSADGDRIYLVSDDNVTALCTLTHDVIATLGAGMQPSCAVESPDGNRLYIAGYSGAVSVSPIASATPLAIESAAAVPELSTTGWLVPDLLPHEVPHEPVLA, encoded by the coding sequence GTGAGCGAAACCAACGGCCGGGAGGCCGCCCGCGAGATCGTCGAGATGGATGCGGCGCCGATGGCCCCGGTGGCCGTCGAGATCGCCGTCCGCAACGGCCCGATCAGCGGCATCGCGATCAGCCGCGACGGCAGCCGATTGGTGGCCACCCACTATGGATCCGACAGCATCTCGGTCATCGACACCGACACTTTTCGGGTCGTCGACATGATCGACGGCGTCAACGAGCCGCTCGCCATCGCGATGGGGGGCTCGGGAACGGGCCGGGCATACGTCAGCACGGCGTCGGCGGCTTATGACTCGATTCAGGTCATCGACGTGTCCACGAACGAGGTGGTCGCATCGCATCCGCTAGCGCTGAGCGTGAGCGATCTGGCGGTCGATGCCGCCGGGCGAAAGGTGTACGCCAGCCGCAACGGCAACGGTGTTGCCGACCTGGCCGCCCTGGACACCGAGACCGGCAAGGTCCGGACGATCACGGTCGCGGACGCCGCCACCACGGAATGCGTGCACGTCAGCGCCGACGGATCACGGGTGTACGTGGGCGTCAACGGACCCGCCGGCGGCCGGCTTGTCGTGATCGGCACCAAAGCGCAGCCCGAGGCCCGCACCGGCCGGCGCGAGGCGCGCGACACCGGCGCGCCCACCCGGTTGCGGGTGATCGGCACCGTCGAGATCGGCTTGCCCGTCCGGGACATCGCGCTGAGCCCCAACGGAGCGCTCGCCTACGTAGCGAGTTGGGCTCCCGAGGTGGGCGTCGTCGTCGACGTGATCGACACCCGGACCAACAAGATCACCAACACGCGCAAGGTCGGCGAGATCGGCGGAATTCTCACCGGCATGACGCTGTCCGCTGACGGAGACCGCATCTACCTGGTCAGCGACGACAACGTCACCGCGCTGTGCACGCTGACCCACGACGTGATCGCGACCCTCGGAGCGGGGATGCAGCCGTCCTGCGCGGTGGAAAGCCCGGACGGCAACCGTCTCTACATCGCCGGCTACTCCGGCGCGGTGAGCGTCTCGCCGATCGCGTCGGCAACGCCGTTGGCCATCGAGAGTGCCGCGGCCGTGCCCGAGCTGTCGACGACCGGCTGGCTGGTGCCCGACCTCCTGCCGCACGAAGTGCCGCACGAACCCGTGCTCGCCTGA
- a CDS encoding long-chain fatty acid--CoA ligase gives MDSTMQDFPLTITAIMRHGCGVHGSRTVTTATGDGGYRHTSYRELGRHAAQLAHALRGLGVTGDQRVATFMWNNAEHLTAYLAAPSMGAVLHTLNIRLFPEQIAYVANEAEDQVVLVDLSLAKLLAPILRELETVHTVIAVGDGDIAELQEQGKTVLRYAELIEGEPTEFDWPDLDEKSAAAMCYTSGTTGNPKGVVYSHRSSFLHTMAACSTNGIGVGACDRVLPIVPMFHANAWGLPYAALMAGADLVLPDRHLHAPSVIDMIEKLRPTLAGAVPTIWNDVMHHLEKDPDHDISSLRLVACGGSAVPVSMMHTFEDKYNVQIRQLWGMTETSPLATLAWPPIDTPEERHWAIRATQGRPICGVEMRIVSDDGTVLPDDGQAVGEVEVRGPWITGSYYLGRDAARFDSGWLRTGDVGRIDEEGFITLTDRAKDVIKSGGEWISSVELENCLIGHPDVLEAAVVGVPDERWQERPLAVVVLNEGASVGAAELRKFLSDKVARWWLPERWAFADEIPRTSVGKYDKKAIRARHADSGYKVTEAHD, from the coding sequence ATGGACAGCACGATGCAGGACTTCCCGCTGACAATCACCGCGATCATGCGGCACGGCTGCGGCGTCCACGGTTCCCGGACGGTCACCACGGCGACGGGTGACGGCGGCTACCGGCACACCAGCTACCGCGAGCTGGGGCGCCACGCCGCCCAACTGGCACACGCGTTGCGCGGCCTGGGCGTGACCGGAGACCAGCGCGTCGCGACGTTCATGTGGAACAACGCCGAGCACCTCACCGCATACCTCGCAGCCCCGTCAATGGGCGCCGTGCTGCACACGCTCAACATTCGGCTCTTCCCCGAGCAGATCGCCTACGTCGCCAACGAAGCCGAGGACCAGGTCGTGCTGGTGGACCTGTCATTGGCCAAACTGCTCGCCCCGATACTGCGCGAACTCGAAACCGTGCACACCGTGATCGCCGTCGGCGACGGCGACATCGCAGAGCTGCAGGAGCAGGGCAAGACGGTGCTGCGCTATGCGGAGTTGATCGAGGGCGAGCCGACCGAATTCGACTGGCCGGACCTCGACGAGAAATCGGCGGCCGCGATGTGCTACACCAGTGGCACCACCGGAAACCCCAAAGGTGTTGTCTACAGCCATCGTTCGAGCTTTCTGCACACGATGGCCGCGTGCAGCACCAACGGGATCGGGGTGGGGGCCTGCGACCGGGTGCTGCCCATCGTGCCGATGTTCCACGCCAACGCATGGGGGCTGCCGTACGCGGCCCTGATGGCGGGCGCCGATTTGGTGCTGCCCGATCGGCATCTGCACGCCCCGTCGGTGATCGACATGATCGAGAAGCTGCGGCCCACCCTGGCCGGCGCGGTGCCGACCATCTGGAACGACGTGATGCATCACCTGGAGAAGGACCCCGACCACGACATCTCGTCGCTGCGGCTGGTGGCCTGCGGTGGCTCGGCCGTTCCGGTGTCGATGATGCACACCTTCGAAGACAAGTACAACGTCCAGATCCGGCAGTTGTGGGGCATGACCGAAACGTCGCCGCTGGCCACGCTGGCCTGGCCGCCGATCGACACCCCGGAGGAACGGCACTGGGCCATCCGTGCGACCCAGGGCCGACCGATCTGCGGTGTGGAGATGCGCATCGTCTCCGACGACGGCACGGTGCTACCCGATGACGGCCAGGCCGTGGGTGAGGTCGAAGTCCGTGGCCCGTGGATCACCGGCTCCTACTACCTCGGGCGGGACGCGGCCAGATTCGACTCCGGGTGGTTGCGCACCGGCGACGTCGGCCGCATCGATGAGGAAGGCTTCATCACCCTCACCGACCGCGCCAAGGACGTGATCAAGTCCGGCGGAGAGTGGATCTCCTCGGTCGAGTTGGAGAACTGCCTGATCGGTCACCCGGACGTACTCGAGGCCGCCGTCGTCGGAGTTCCCGACGAGCGCTGGCAGGAACGCCCGCTCGCCGTCGTCGTCCTCAATGAGGGCGCCTCGGTCGGCGCCGCCGAATTGCGAAAGTTTCTGTCCGACAAGGTCGCTCGCTGGTGGCTGCCCGAGCGGTGGGCCTTCGCCGACGAGATTCCGCGTACCAGCGTGGGCAAGTACGACAAGAAGGCCATCCGGGCCCGGCACGCAGACAGCGGATACAAGGTCACCGAGGCGCACGACTGA
- a CDS encoding SRPBCC family protein yields the protein MAHSRVFSESLVIPVPVEQAFHRTLPVPLTEIFSRRHGLFPPIKEVRDQTGAWDAAGQTRTVVMAGGGSTREELTSVDPPRSFGYRLGDVTGPMALLVDHVLGEWTFTPTAGGTEVTWRWDIHPRSVLTALALPVFGTMWKGYARQALRDLSGMLTR from the coding sequence ATGGCACATTCGCGTGTCTTCTCCGAATCGCTGGTGATACCGGTTCCGGTCGAGCAGGCGTTCCACCGCACGCTGCCGGTGCCGCTCACGGAGATCTTCAGCCGCCGGCATGGGCTGTTCCCGCCGATCAAAGAAGTGCGCGACCAGACCGGTGCGTGGGATGCCGCGGGCCAGACCCGCACCGTGGTGATGGCCGGCGGTGGCAGCACGCGCGAGGAACTCACCAGCGTCGACCCGCCGCGATCGTTCGGTTACCGGCTCGGCGACGTCACCGGCCCGATGGCTCTGCTGGTCGACCACGTACTGGGCGAGTGGACCTTCACCCCGACCGCCGGCGGCACCGAGGTCACCTGGCGCTGGGACATTCACCCGCGCTCGGTGCTGACCGCGTTGGCGCTGCCCGTGTTCGGCACGATGTGGAAGGGCTACGCGCGCCAAGCCCTGCGTGACCTGTCGGGGATGCTGACGCGCTGA